In Thermococcus sp. M39, the following are encoded in one genomic region:
- a CDS encoding respiratory chain complex I subunit 1 family protein: MDYVSLIAAPIVIFLLPPLLDGIGRKIKARIQYRRGPPIMQTFYDLEKLLKLPSVLPTENLIFRLAPYIALASAVAGGLMLPFGKEPVLAFGKSLIVFFYVMTMVSVAMVLAAFSVQNAFSHIGGHREVMLILSIEPVLASVFGVLAFKLGTLNVAEMPFSVGLSLSVALAYILLAYAVYVEGGFVPFDIAEAETEVIGGPLTEYSGRLLGIFKYSLLIKRIVLLWLLSSLVMIPALDFLGITSSIVVFIAQLVMTFLLYSLAVALEAANARLRIDQAVSLNKKIFLMSLVVLLIALAGW; encoded by the coding sequence ATGGATTATGTAAGTTTAATTGCTGCTCCAATAGTCATTTTCCTCCTTCCTCCACTCCTTGATGGAATAGGACGAAAAATAAAGGCAAGGATTCAATACAGGAGAGGTCCACCGATAATGCAGACATTCTACGACCTTGAAAAGCTGCTCAAGCTACCGTCAGTGCTTCCAACCGAGAACCTTATCTTCAGATTAGCACCCTATATCGCACTGGCTTCTGCTGTTGCTGGAGGATTAATGCTTCCCTTTGGTAAAGAACCAGTATTAGCCTTTGGAAAAAGCCTCATAGTTTTCTTCTACGTTATGACAATGGTCAGCGTGGCTATGGTGTTAGCAGCTTTCTCCGTCCAGAATGCGTTCTCGCACATAGGAGGACATAGGGAGGTTATGCTGATACTTTCGATTGAGCCAGTGTTGGCCAGTGTCTTCGGTGTCCTAGCATTCAAACTTGGAACACTCAACGTTGCCGAGATGCCCTTCAGTGTTGGTCTTTCACTTTCCGTTGCCCTCGCTTACATCCTGCTGGCTTACGCGGTCTATGTTGAGGGTGGTTTCGTACCTTTTGATATAGCCGAGGCAGAGACCGAGGTAATTGGAGGGCCTCTCACCGAGTACAGCGGGAGACTCCTTGGGATATTCAAGTACTCCCTTCTAATAAAGAGGATAGTACTGCTCTGGCTACTGTCTTCATTGGTCATGATTCCCGCTCTGGATTTCCTCGGTATAACTAGCTCTATAGTAGTGTTTATCGCTCAACTTGTCATGACTTTCTTGTTGTATTCACTTGCTGTGGCATTAGAGGCTGCAAATGCTCGTTTGAGAATTGACCAAGCAGTTTCCCTGAATAAGAAGATATTCCTCATGTCCCTGGTTGTTTTGTTAATAGCGTTAGCGGGGTGGTGA